The Streptomyces camelliae genome window below encodes:
- a CDS encoding ATP-binding protein produces MCCALAALLGVLVHVSVTNQTVDQARHQALSRLADATEAYEAGDTLLPGAGVDPEGLPPALRTLAASGQRGTIVSTHNGRPTMWAAGPVAGRRALAVEVDYSQQARTIAGLDNSILWSSGLAIGVTVLVGVFAVTRVTRRLHATARVARRISTGDLDARVDDPLTRDPSRPQDEVAAVAAALDTMASTLQSKLLSEQRFTADVAHELRTPLTGLHAAAELLPPGRPTELVRDRVAALRTLTEDLLEISRLDTGREKPAVGTEELGALARRVVRASGTDTEVRIVRSARVETDRRRLERVLGNLVANAHKHGGPPVVLTVDGPVVTVRDHGSGYPGYLVAHGPQRFRTEGGATGHGLGLTIALGQAEVLGARLVFANALDGGAVATLILPVDEER; encoded by the coding sequence ATGTGCTGCGCGCTGGCCGCGCTGCTCGGCGTCCTGGTGCATGTCTCGGTGACCAACCAGACGGTCGACCAGGCCCGCCACCAGGCCCTGTCCCGCCTCGCGGACGCCACCGAGGCGTACGAGGCCGGGGACACGCTGCTGCCGGGCGCCGGGGTCGACCCCGAGGGGCTGCCGCCCGCGCTGCGGACGCTGGCGGCGTCCGGTCAGCGCGGCACGATCGTCTCCACGCACAACGGGCGCCCCACCATGTGGGCGGCGGGCCCGGTGGCCGGGCGCCGGGCGCTGGCCGTGGAGGTCGACTACTCCCAGCAGGCCCGCACCATCGCCGGCCTCGACAACTCGATCCTGTGGTCGTCGGGCCTCGCGATCGGGGTGACGGTGCTGGTCGGCGTGTTCGCGGTGACCCGGGTGACCCGCCGGCTGCACGCCACCGCGCGTGTGGCCCGGCGGATCAGCACGGGTGACCTGGACGCGCGCGTGGACGATCCGCTGACCAGGGATCCGTCCCGGCCGCAGGACGAGGTGGCCGCGGTCGCGGCGGCCCTGGACACCATGGCCTCCACGCTGCAGAGCAAGCTGCTGAGCGAGCAGCGGTTCACCGCGGACGTGGCGCACGAGCTGCGCACCCCGCTGACCGGGCTGCACGCGGCGGCGGAGCTGCTGCCGCCGGGCCGGCCGACGGAGCTGGTGCGGGACCGGGTGGCGGCGCTGCGCACGCTCACCGAGGACCTGCTGGAGATCTCCCGGCTGGACACCGGCCGGGAGAAGCCGGCCGTGGGCACCGAGGAGCTGGGGGCGCTGGCCCGGCGGGTGGTGCGGGCGTCGGGCACCGACACGGAGGTGCGGATCGTCCGGAGCGCGCGGGTGGAGACCGACCGGCGGCGGCTGGAGCGGGTGCTGGGGAATCTGGTGGCCAACGCGCACAAGCACGGGGGCCCTCCGGTGGTCCTGACGGTGGACGGGCCCGTGGTGACCGTACGGGATCACGGCAGCGGGTATCCGGGGTACCTGGTGGCGCACGGGCCGCAGCGGTTCCGTACGGAGGGCGGCGCCACGGGGCACGGGCTGGGGCTGACCATCGCCCTGGGGCAGGCGGAGGTGCTGGGGGCGCGGCTGGTGTTCGCCAACGCGCTGGACGGCGGGGCCGTCGCCACGCTGATCCTGCCGGTGGACGAGGAGCGGTAG
- a CDS encoding FtsW/RodA/SpoVE family cell cycle protein — protein MTKAGTTLAAAQAPAPVVRLPRRRGIELALIVLAVLLSVYGYCAVGLARTGTVPPGAAGYGAGLGVLALAAHLAVRLRAPYADPLPLPIGVLLNGIGLVLIYRLDLETPGDRAAPAQLVWSTLGAGLFIVVVLVLRDHRVLQRYAYVCVAAALGLLALPILFPAVNGARIWIRLAGFSIQPGEFAKVLLAVFYAAYLAANRNALAYTGRRLWRLQFPTGRVLGPIVTIWLLSVGVLVLERDLGTSLLFFGLFVVLLYVATGRTGWIAVGLLLAVLGAWAVGRFEPHVGGRIEDWLHPFHTIDAGIGPNQLSQSLFAFAAGGVLGTGLGLGHSVLIGFAVKSDFILATAGEELGLAGLAAIVLLYALLVERGFRAGLALREPFGRLLAVGLAALLALQVFVIAGGVSGLIPLTGMAMPFLAQGGSSVVTNWAIVALLIRVSDSARSQYDGREAP, from the coding sequence ATGACCAAGGCCGGAACCACCCTGGCGGCGGCGCAGGCTCCCGCACCCGTCGTACGTCTCCCCCGGCGCCGTGGCATCGAACTCGCCCTGATCGTGCTGGCCGTCCTGCTGTCCGTGTACGGCTACTGCGCGGTGGGGCTCGCGCGGACCGGTACCGTTCCGCCCGGCGCCGCCGGCTACGGCGCCGGGCTCGGGGTGCTCGCCCTGGCCGCGCATCTCGCCGTACGGCTGCGGGCGCCGTACGCCGATCCGCTGCCGCTGCCGATCGGGGTGCTGCTCAACGGGATCGGCCTGGTCCTGATCTACCGGCTGGACCTGGAGACACCGGGCGACCGCGCGGCCCCGGCCCAGCTGGTGTGGTCCACGCTCGGGGCCGGGCTGTTCATCGTCGTCGTGCTGGTGCTGCGCGACCACCGGGTGCTCCAGCGGTACGCGTACGTGTGCGTGGCCGCCGCGCTCGGCCTGCTGGCGCTGCCGATCCTCTTCCCGGCCGTCAACGGCGCCCGCATCTGGATCCGGCTCGCCGGATTCTCCATCCAGCCGGGCGAGTTCGCGAAGGTGCTGCTCGCGGTGTTCTACGCCGCCTATCTGGCGGCCAACCGCAACGCGCTCGCGTACACCGGCCGCCGGCTGTGGCGGCTGCAGTTCCCGACCGGGCGGGTGCTCGGGCCGATCGTCACCATCTGGCTGCTGAGCGTGGGCGTGCTGGTCCTGGAGCGGGATCTGGGCACCTCGCTGCTGTTCTTCGGGCTGTTCGTCGTCCTGCTGTACGTCGCCACCGGGCGCACCGGATGGATCGCGGTCGGGCTGCTGCTGGCGGTGCTGGGCGCCTGGGCCGTCGGCCGGTTCGAGCCGCATGTGGGCGGGCGGATCGAGGACTGGCTGCATCCGTTCCACACGATCGACGCCGGGATCGGGCCCAACCAGCTCTCCCAGTCGCTGTTCGCGTTCGCGGCCGGCGGGGTGCTGGGTACCGGGCTCGGGCTGGGGCACTCCGTACTGATCGGCTTCGCGGTGAAGTCGGACTTCATCCTGGCCACGGCGGGCGAGGAGCTGGGGCTCGCCGGGCTCGCGGCGATCGTCCTGCTGTACGCGCTGCTGGTGGAGCGCGGCTTCCGGGCGGGCCTCGCGCTGCGCGAACCGTTCGGCCGGCTCCTCGCCGTCGGGCTCGCCGCGCTCCTCGCCCTCCAGGTGTTCGTGATCGCCGGCGGGGTGAGCGGGCTGATTCCGCTGACCGGCATGGCGATGCCGTTCCTCGCCCAGGGCGGCTCCTCGGTGGTGACCAACTGGGCCATCGTGGCGCTGCTGATCCGGGTCAGCGACTCGGCGCGCAGCCAGTACGACGGGCGGGAGGCCCCGTGA
- a CDS encoding penicillin-binding transpeptidase domain-containing protein codes for MARYIRHACGFCALLLAALLVNAARVQVVESGVYDGNPANRRATIARYGQPRGDILVGDEPVTGSTDTGEQLRYERAYKDGPLYAPVTGFSSQRYGTTFLEHAGDGVLSGTDPMLSVLPLWNDLTRRPSRAGNVVTTLNRAAQEAAYRGLAGRKGAVAAIEPATGRILALVSSPSYDPGQLSGNGEAVTSAWERLNHDPEKPMLNRAVRQTYPPGSTFKVVTAAAALDAGVVTDLDERTDSPDPYRLPGTVTRLTNEADGCRDTSLRDAFEWSCNTVFAKLGVDVGARDMVGTAQAFGFNDAGLRIPFAVAPSTFDPHLDRAQLALSSIGQYNTRATPLQMAMVAAAVANGGQLRSPYLVERTTRHSGETVAGSGMHPVRQVMNPSTATRLKELMTDVVREGTGTRAAIPGALVGGKTGTAQHGVGNSGVPYAWFVSWAQADGTLEPRVAVAVVVEDASADRGEISGGGDAAPIARDVMRAVLGL; via the coding sequence ATGGCCCGGTACATCCGGCACGCGTGCGGGTTCTGCGCGCTGCTGCTCGCCGCCCTGCTGGTCAACGCGGCCCGGGTGCAGGTGGTGGAGTCGGGCGTGTACGACGGCAATCCGGCCAACCGCCGTGCCACGATCGCCCGTTACGGCCAGCCGCGCGGCGACATCCTGGTCGGCGACGAGCCGGTCACCGGATCCACCGACACCGGCGAGCAGCTGCGCTACGAACGGGCTTACAAGGACGGCCCGTTGTACGCCCCGGTGACCGGATTCTCCTCCCAGCGGTACGGCACCACGTTCCTGGAGCACGCCGGGGACGGGGTGCTCTCCGGCACCGACCCGATGCTGTCGGTGCTGCCGCTGTGGAACGACCTGACGCGCCGGCCCAGTCGGGCCGGGAACGTCGTCACGACCCTGAACCGGGCCGCGCAGGAGGCGGCGTACCGGGGGCTCGCCGGGCGCAAGGGCGCGGTCGCCGCGATCGAACCGGCCACGGGCCGGATCCTGGCGCTGGTGTCGAGCCCGTCGTACGACCCCGGGCAGCTGTCCGGCAACGGGGAGGCGGTGACCTCGGCGTGGGAGCGGCTCAACCACGACCCGGAGAAGCCGATGCTCAACCGGGCGGTGCGGCAGACCTATCCGCCGGGCTCGACGTTCAAGGTGGTCACCGCGGCGGCGGCGCTGGACGCGGGTGTGGTCACCGACCTGGACGAACGCACCGACTCCCCCGACCCCTACCGGCTGCCGGGCACCGTCACCCGGCTGACCAACGAGGCCGACGGCTGCCGCGACACCTCGCTGCGGGACGCCTTCGAGTGGTCCTGCAACACGGTGTTCGCCAAGCTCGGCGTGGACGTCGGGGCGCGGGACATGGTCGGCACGGCGCAGGCCTTCGGGTTCAACGATGCCGGGCTGCGCATCCCGTTCGCCGTCGCGCCCAGCACCTTCGACCCGCACCTGGACCGGGCGCAGCTGGCGCTGTCCTCGATCGGGCAGTACAACACGCGGGCCACGCCGTTGCAGATGGCGATGGTCGCGGCGGCCGTCGCGAACGGCGGGCAGCTGCGCTCGCCGTACCTGGTGGAGCGGACCACCCGGCACAGCGGGGAGACAGTCGCCGGGAGCGGGATGCATCCGGTGCGGCAGGTGATGAACCCGTCGACGGCCACACGGCTGAAGGAGCTGATGACGGACGTGGTCCGGGAGGGCACCGGCACCCGGGCGGCCATCCCCGGCGCCCTGGTCGGCGGCAAGACCGGCACCGCACAGCACGGCGTCGGCAACTCCGGTGTACCGTACGCCTGGTTCGTCTCCTGGGCGCAGGCCGACGGCACCCTGGAGCCGCGGGTGGCGGTCGCGGTGGTGGTGGAGGACGCCTCGGCGGACCGGGGCGAGATCAGCGGCGGCGGGGACGCGGCGCCGATCGCCCGGGACGTGATGCGGGCGGTGCTCGGTCTGTGA
- a CDS encoding DUF3291 domain-containing protein: MTQTSAAYELAQVNIARLKFPLDSPQLTYFVDALDPVNAVADAADGFVWRLQSDSGNATDIPVLGDEWLIINMSTWRDTNALTAFMYQGRHRELLARRREWFEKLEEATAVLWWVPAGHRPTVAEAEDRLLHLRAHGATPYAFTLRTSFPAPEGAAVSRSA; the protein is encoded by the coding sequence ATGACGCAGACTTCCGCCGCGTACGAACTCGCCCAGGTCAACATCGCCCGCCTCAAGTTCCCTCTGGACTCGCCCCAGTTGACGTACTTCGTCGACGCGCTCGACCCGGTGAACGCGGTGGCGGACGCCGCGGACGGGTTCGTCTGGCGGCTGCAGAGCGACTCCGGCAACGCCACCGACATCCCGGTCCTCGGTGACGAGTGGCTGATCATCAACATGTCGACGTGGCGGGACACCAACGCGCTGACGGCGTTCATGTACCAGGGCCGGCACCGGGAGTTGCTGGCCCGTCGGCGTGAGTGGTTCGAGAAGCTGGAAGAGGCGACGGCCGTGCTGTGGTGGGTGCCGGCCGGCCACCGCCCGACGGTCGCCGAGGCGGAGGACCGGCTGCTGCACCTGAGGGCGCACGGCGCGACGCCGTACGCCTTCACGCTCCGTACGTCGTTCCCGGCCCCCGAGGGGGCTGCGGTCAGCCGATCGGCTTGA